GGATCCGACGATCGTGCCCGACGGACTCTCGGTCTCGCCGCGCGTGCTCTCGTTCATGACCGCCGTGGCGGCCTTCGCGATCCTCGGCCTGTCGCTGATCGCCTCGATCCTCGATCGTCGCGCCAAGACCGAGCTGCACAAGCAGAAGGTGGTGCTCGATACCGCGCTCGAGAACATGTCGCAGGGGCTGTGCATGTTCGATGCGGATGGCCGCATCATGCTGTTCAACGAGCGCTACAGCGAGATGATGGGGCGCAGCCGCGTGCCGCTGCAAGGACGCCTGCTGATCGACGTCCTGCAGGACCTGCATTCCATCGGGGAGTGGGACGGCGATCCCGAGGAGTTCTGCAATGCGCTCGTCGCCGAGGCAAAGGCCGGCCACAGCGCGACGCGGATCGTCAGCCGCAACCAGCGCGCGATTCGCGTCGTCGATCAGCCGATGAAGGGCGGCGGCTGGGTCGCGACCTTCGAAGACATCACCGAATGGCAGCAGGCGCAGGAACAGATTTCCCACATGGCGCGGCATGACGCGCTGACCAATCTGCCGAACCGGACGCTGTTCCGCGAGCAGCTCGAGAAGGCGTCAAGGCTGGCCAAGCGCTCCGACCAGCTCGCGGTGCTCTGCCTCGATCTCGATCATTTCAAGGAGATCAACGACACGCTCGGACATCCGATCGGCGATGCGCTGCTGCGTGAGGTCGCGCGGCGGCTCGGCGAGTGCGTCACCGAGCACGACACCGTGGCGCGGCTCGGCGGCGACGAATTCGCCATCGTGCAGTTCTGCAGCAATTGCGAGCCGTCCGTGGTGTCGTCGCTGGCGAGTTGCGTGGTGGAGCGGATCGCGGCCCCTTATGAGATCGAGGGCCACCAGCTCGTGATCGGCGTCAGCATCGGCATCTCGCTGGCGCCCGAGGACGGCAAGGACCCCGACGAGCTGCTGCAAAAGGCCGACCTTGCGCTATACCGCGCCAAGGCCGACGGCCGCGGCACCTACCGGTTCTTCGAGGCGGGGATGGATGCGCGGGCGCAGGCGCGCCGCCTGCTGGAGCGTGACCTGCGGCTCGCGCTCGAGCGCGACGAGTTCACGGTCTATTACCAGCCGATCCGTGATGTCGAGGGCGACCGGGTCGTCGCCTTCGAGGCGCTGGCACGCTGGAATCACGCGCAGCGCGGCTTGATCGCACCGAACAATTTCATTCCCGTCGCCGAGGAAACCGGACTGATCGTTCCGCTTGGCGAGATCGTGCTGCGCAAGGCGTGCGCCGATGCCGCGGGCTGGCCCGAGGACATCGCGGTCGCCGTCAACCTGTCTCCGGTGCAGTTCAAGAACCCGAACCTGGTGTCGTCGGTGAAGGCGGCGCTGGATGCGTCGGGTCTGTCGGCGGATCGGCTCGAGCTCGAGATCACCGAATCGGTGCTGCTGCAGAACAGCGAGACGACGCTCGCGGTGCTGCATGAGCTGCGTGGCTTCGGTGTCCGCATCTCGCTCGACGATTTCGGCACCGGCTATTCCTCGCTGAGCTATCTGCGCAGCTTCCCGTTCGACAAGATCAAGATCGACCGTTCCTTCGTGACCGACCTTGCGACCCGCGAGGACTCGATGGCGATCGTGCGCGCGGTCACCGGCCTCGGCAAGAGCCTCGGCATCGTCACCACCGCAGAAGGGGTCGAGACCGACACCCAGTTCGATCTGCTGCGTCAGGAAGGCTGCACCCAGGCGCAGGGCTATCTGTTCAGCCCGCCGCGGCCGGCGGCCGACGTCGCCAAGATGTTGCGCCGGGCGCCGGAACGATCGGTCGCCTGATCTGGGAGAAGGTTGGGGCGCTCAGCTCTTGCGCAGGGCAAAATAAGCGCCGCAGAACGCCATCACCGCGCCGAGGCACAGCGCGGCGAGGCCGGCGAGCACGGCGGATATGGTCGACACCGTGCTTGGCGCCGATGCGGCCTGGCCGGCGCCGGCCAGCATCAGCACGCCCACGACGATCAGAAACTGCCGCATCCGCTGCGGGATCTGGCCGGCCACCGCGCTGTGCATCAGGTTGGCCGTGAAATAGCCGCCCGAAAATCCGACGCTCGCGATCAGCCACCACGCGATCGCCGCGCCCGCCGGCATGAACTCGTGGCTATCGGAGCGCCACAGGCCGCCGAGATCGAGCCCGTAGCGCGCGCCGAGCATGTGCACGGCGAGCGCCAGCAGCACGCCGGATATCATCGCGCCGCCGAGGATGAGGTAACGCGGAAAATAGGTCGTCTCGGGCATGGCTCGCTTGTAGGATAGGCGTGACATCGCATGCAAGCGTGTGGATGTGTTCGAACAGGCGGAACGGCGGATTGCCAACAGCGTTGCAGGACCGGTCGGAGGCGGGCGAGGGCTCGCCGCTGCGCTATGCCTACAAAGCCTCATTGGTCGGCTCGGCGCACCAGTTCGAGCTGACCGGGGACGGGTTGTCGTGGCGGATCGCCGGCAGGTCGGGCGTATGGGATTACGCCGACATCTCCGCCGTGAAACTGTCCTATCGGCCGGTTTCGATGCAGCAGCAGCGGTTTCGCGCCGACATCGACAACGCCAAGGGCGGCCGGATCGCGATCCTGTCGACCACCTGGCAGACCGCGACGCTGGTCGC
This Bradyrhizobium sp. CCBAU 53421 DNA region includes the following protein-coding sequences:
- a CDS encoding EAL domain-containing protein; the protein is MYRVLTCLTLEHDWRLVVLGGVICLLASAVAISLFHRARAAEGRAREIWIGLDAAVGGCGIWATHFVAMLAYDPGIEAGYNIPITLLSLVLAVAILAVGLAVATLNQRWHTVAAGGAIVGVGVAAMHYTGMLGLELPARIVWSPGIVIASIAFGSLFGALALVVAARGERLGITAAATGLLTLAIVSHHFTGMGAVTVVPDPTIVPDGLSVSPRVLSFMTAVAAFAILGLSLIASILDRRAKTELHKQKVVLDTALENMSQGLCMFDADGRIMLFNERYSEMMGRSRVPLQGRLLIDVLQDLHSIGEWDGDPEEFCNALVAEAKAGHSATRIVSRNQRAIRVVDQPMKGGGWVATFEDITEWQQAQEQISHMARHDALTNLPNRTLFREQLEKASRLAKRSDQLAVLCLDLDHFKEINDTLGHPIGDALLREVARRLGECVTEHDTVARLGGDEFAIVQFCSNCEPSVVSSLASCVVERIAAPYEIEGHQLVIGVSIGISLAPEDGKDPDELLQKADLALYRAKADGRGTYRFFEAGMDARAQARRLLERDLRLALERDEFTVYYQPIRDVEGDRVVAFEALARWNHAQRGLIAPNNFIPVAEETGLIVPLGEIVLRKACADAAGWPEDIAVAVNLSPVQFKNPNLVSSVKAALDASGLSADRLELEITESVLLQNSETTLAVLHELRGFGVRISLDDFGTGYSSLSYLRSFPFDKIKIDRSFVTDLATREDSMAIVRAVTGLGKSLGIVTTAEGVETDTQFDLLRQEGCTQAQGYLFSPPRPAADVAKMLRRAPERSVA